One part of the Treponema peruense genome encodes these proteins:
- a CDS encoding ABC transporter permease, whose translation MGLWFSVFFAVPLLIILCYSFMKRDVYGGVVSEFSLKAYKQMFSPAYGVVFLRTLVITVIATVITILISLPCGYAMARSRHQTLLLILVVVPFLTNSLIRIFAWMTILGDNGMLNMTGKFFFDLWHKIFPGDGTAVFVPGKFMFTKGSVILVNIYMYLPYAILPVFTAVDRFDFTLIEAARDLGATKAQSMLKVLVPGIRSGIMSAIIFTFIPIFGNYTVPQLVGGKDSYMLGNIIVDQVQKVRNWPLASAFSMVITLISMAGVLLMLSSGKKEAGLKKMQNKEDTSAKLAGGIQ comes from the coding sequence ATGGGACTGTGGTTTTCTGTATTCTTTGCTGTTCCGCTTCTTATAATTCTGTGCTATTCCTTTATGAAAAGAGATGTCTACGGTGGAGTCGTAAGCGAATTCTCACTCAAGGCATACAAACAGATGTTTTCCCCGGCTTACGGTGTTGTTTTCCTAAGAACGCTTGTAATAACGGTAATAGCTACGGTAATTACAATTCTTATTTCCCTTCCGTGCGGATACGCAATGGCCCGCAGCAGACACCAGACGCTTCTTCTTATTCTTGTAGTTGTTCCGTTTCTTACGAACAGCCTTATAAGAATTTTTGCATGGATGACTATTCTTGGCGACAACGGAATGCTCAACATGACAGGAAAATTTTTCTTTGACCTGTGGCACAAAATATTCCCCGGAGACGGAACAGCGGTTTTTGTTCCCGGAAAATTCATGTTTACAAAAGGCTCTGTCATTCTCGTAAATATTTACATGTATCTGCCATACGCCATTCTGCCGGTTTTTACAGCCGTGGACAGATTTGACTTTACACTCATCGAAGCGGCACGTGACCTTGGCGCAACAAAAGCCCAGTCTATGCTCAAAGTTCTTGTTCCGGGAATAAGAAGCGGAATCATGAGTGCAATTATCTTTACATTTATTCCTATCTTCGGAAACTATACTGTTCCGCAGCTGGTCGGTGGAAAAGACAGTTACATGCTGGGAAACATAATTGTTGACCAGGTTCAGAAAGTAAGAAACTGGCCGCTCGCTTCTGCATTCAGCATGGTGATTACTCTCATAAGTATGGCTGGTGTTCTTCTTATGCTGTCTTCAGGAAAAAAAGAAGCCGGTCTTAAAAAAATGCAGAATAAAGAAGATACTTCGGCAAAACTTGCGGGAGGAATTCAATGA
- a CDS encoding ABC transporter permease — translation MKNPFLIFKRREAKHESARHAKRNWKKRNTTFSVSNTVLCLSLLFLFIPLFVIVLYSFNASKDTRFTQFSFVWYQKLIFESKPLWQALLNSMIVAVSSSLVATILGTMASIGISWYKFFGKSYIQSISFLPMVLPEVIMGISMLIFFSGIKLSLGLFTIFIAHTTFCLPFVYLMVSARVDEFDYSIIEASHDLGANEVQTLFRVIIPAIMPGIMSGFMMSITMSLEDYVITALVSGPGSTTLPLYVYSMIRFGVSPVINALSFVLILAICSIAIMLRKGLKTFAASR, via the coding sequence ATGAAAAATCCCTTTCTTATTTTCAAACGCCGCGAAGCAAAACATGAGTCGGCAAGACATGCAAAACGCAACTGGAAGAAGCGTAACACGACTTTTTCTGTTTCCAATACAGTTTTGTGCCTGTCACTTCTGTTTCTTTTTATTCCGCTTTTTGTAATTGTTCTGTATTCGTTCAATGCGTCAAAGGACACACGTTTTACACAGTTTTCTTTTGTCTGGTACCAGAAGCTCATCTTTGAGTCAAAACCGCTCTGGCAGGCACTTCTGAACAGCATGATTGTAGCCGTTTCTTCGTCGCTCGTTGCTACAATTCTGGGAACAATGGCTTCTATCGGAATAAGCTGGTACAAATTCTTCGGAAAATCGTACATCCAGAGCATAAGTTTTCTTCCCATGGTTCTTCCCGAAGTTATTATGGGTATTTCCATGCTCATTTTCTTTAGCGGAATAAAGCTTTCACTCGGTTTGTTTACAATTTTTATTGCCCATACAACTTTCTGTCTTCCGTTCGTTTATCTTATGGTAAGTGCCAGAGTTGATGAATTTGACTATTCTATTATTGAAGCAAGCCATGATCTTGGTGCAAATGAAGTCCAGACTCTATTCCGAGTTATAATTCCTGCAATTATGCCGGGAATAATGTCGGGCTTTATGATGAGCATTACAATGTCGCTGGAAGATTACGTTATTACGGCTCTTGTAAGCGGACCGGGAAGTACAACACTGCCTCTTTACGTTTATTCAATGATCAGATTCGGGGTAAGTCCTGTAATTAACGCACTTTCTTTTGTTCTTATTCTTGCAATCTGCTCAATTGCCATTATGCTTAGAAAAGGACTCAAGACATTTGCTGCTTCGCGTTAA
- a CDS encoding AzlC family ABC transporter permease, translating into MNAYIFRQALKITAPIFFGYIAIGIPFGLMIVQAGYPWWMSLLMSLTMYTGSGQYFAVGLLASGAGLSVMIVVQLLIGIRHVFYGLSLIGKYKNMGIYKPYLVFAITDETFALVSGLELPDNVNKGAMYFAISLLDQSYWVLGSVIGAVAFSVLEKYNLAQYLNGVDFALTALFVVLTIEQIKQNHDFVPAVIGILTTAVTVVLYKTGVFAASNIIWVAICFGMGVMLLLRGPAFFKNYRINKNEGENK; encoded by the coding sequence ATGAATGCTTATATTTTTCGTCAGGCGCTGAAGATTACGGCGCCGATTTTTTTCGGTTATATTGCAATCGGTATTCCGTTCGGGCTTATGATTGTTCAGGCCGGCTACCCATGGTGGATGTCACTTTTGATGAGTCTTACAATGTATACGGGTTCGGGCCAGTATTTTGCAGTAGGACTTCTTGCATCTGGGGCAGGGCTTTCTGTAATGATAGTTGTTCAGCTTTTGATCGGAATACGCCATGTTTTTTACGGACTTTCACTTATCGGCAAGTACAAGAATATGGGCATTTACAAACCGTATCTTGTTTTTGCCATTACCGACGAAACTTTTGCCCTTGTTTCGGGACTTGAACTTCCTGACAACGTAAATAAAGGCGCAATGTATTTTGCAATTTCCCTTCTTGACCAGTCATACTGGGTTTTGGGAAGCGTGATTGGAGCCGTTGCATTCAGTGTTCTTGAAAAATACAATCTTGCACAGTACCTTAACGGTGTAGATTTTGCACTGACGGCACTTTTTGTTGTTCTTACAATTGAACAGATTAAGCAGAACCATGATTTTGTTCCGGCTGTAATCGGAATTCTGACAACTGCGGTGACGGTTGTGCTTTACAAAACGGGAGTCTTTGCCGCTTCAAACATAATCTGGGTTGCTATTTGTTTTGGAATGGGGGTAATGCTTTTACTGCGTGGACCGGCTTTCTTCAAAAATTACAGAATAAACAAAAACGAAGGGGAAAATAAATGA
- a CDS encoding ABC transporter ATP-binding protein, producing the protein MNGSTVSIDHVSKHFGNFHALDNINFTIKQGEFFSLLGPSGCGKTTLLRIIAGFEFPDEGAVLFDDKDIVPLPPNKRQSNTVFQSYALFPHMTVYENVAFPLRLRKVDKNTIDEKVRNYLHLVQLDQHIFKKPNQLSGGQRQRVAIARALINEPKVLLLDEPLSALDAKLRANLLVDLDALHDKIGITFIYVTHDQSEALAVSDRIAVMNAGKVLQVGTPFEIYESPATQFVAQFIGDTNLFESTVVSCENHQTPGKDPDFMVTLNTPSLGLQAQLKGDTQATKEEDKNILVTDYEHTDEGQKVCFTIRPEKIRITLDEPDVHGRKDINVFKGIVEEPVYTGFQSKFYVRLENGTIIKVFKQHTNYLDDGPEIAWKDKVYVSWSAEDGYIVEDINA; encoded by the coding sequence GTGAACGGAAGTACAGTTTCTATCGACCATGTTTCAAAGCATTTTGGAAATTTCCATGCGCTTGACAACATCAATTTTACTATCAAACAGGGTGAATTTTTTTCACTTCTCGGTCCTTCAGGCTGCGGTAAAACAACGCTTTTAAGAATAATTGCCGGATTCGAATTCCCCGATGAGGGAGCGGTTCTTTTTGATGACAAGGATATAGTTCCGCTTCCGCCCAACAAGAGACAAAGCAATACTGTTTTCCAGAGTTATGCGCTTTTTCCTCACATGACGGTTTATGAAAATGTAGCTTTTCCGCTCAGATTAAGAAAAGTAGACAAAAATACAATTGACGAAAAGGTCAGAAATTACCTGCATCTTGTTCAGCTTGACCAGCATATTTTCAAAAAGCCCAACCAGCTTTCGGGCGGTCAGAGACAGCGTGTTGCCATAGCCAGAGCCCTTATCAACGAGCCCAAAGTTCTTCTTCTTGACGAACCGCTTTCTGCACTTGATGCAAAGCTCAGGGCAAATCTTCTTGTTGATCTGGACGCACTTCATGACAAAATAGGCATTACATTCATCTACGTTACCCATGACCAGAGTGAAGCCCTTGCCGTAAGTGACAGAATTGCCGTAATGAACGCAGGAAAAGTTCTTCAGGTAGGAACACCATTTGAAATTTACGAAAGTCCTGCGACACAGTTTGTAGCACAGTTTATCGGAGACACAAATCTTTTTGAAAGCACTGTTGTGTCATGCGAAAATCACCAGACTCCGGGAAAAGACCCTGACTTTATGGTAACGCTCAACACTCCGTCACTCGGACTGCAGGCCCAGCTTAAGGGCGACACACAGGCTACCAAGGAAGAAGACAAAAACATTCTTGTAACCGACTACGAGCATACTGACGAAGGACAGAAAGTCTGCTTTACAATCAGACCTGAAAAAATAAGAATCACACTCGATGAACCCGATGTTCACGGAAGAAAAGACATCAACGTATTCAAGGGAATTGTTGAAGAACCCGTATACACAGGTTTCCAGTCAAAATTCTATGTAAGGCTCGAAAACGGAACAATAATCAAAGTTTTCAAGCAGCACACAAATTATCTTGATGACGGCCCTGAAATTGCATGGAAAGATAAAGTCTACGTTTCCTGGTCTGCAGAAGACGGATACATCGTAGAGGACATCAACGCATGA